One stretch of Janibacter limosus DNA includes these proteins:
- a CDS encoding HesB/IscA family protein: MSVQDTQATTTDGAAETATETHGIVLTDVAAGKVKSLLEQEGRDDLRLRIGVQPGGCSGLIYQLYFDERSLDGDLVREFNGVEVVVDRMSAPYLSEATIDFADTIEKQGFTIDNPNAGSSCACGDSFS, from the coding sequence ATGAGCGTCCAGGACACCCAGGCCACCACCACCGACGGCGCTGCAGAGACGGCCACCGAGACCCACGGCATCGTCCTCACCGACGTCGCCGCGGGCAAGGTCAAGTCGCTGCTCGAGCAGGAGGGTCGCGATGACCTGCGCCTGCGCATCGGCGTCCAGCCGGGCGGTTGCTCCGGCCTGATCTACCAGCTGTACTTCGACGAGCGCTCGCTCGACGGTGACCTCGTGCGCGAGTTCAACGGTGTCGAGGTCGTCGTCGACCGCATGAGCGCCCCGTACCTCAGCGAGGCCACGATCGACTTCGCCGACACCATCGAGAAGCAGGGCTTCACCATCGACAACCCCAACGCGGGCAGCTCCTGCGCCTGCGGCGACAGCTTCAGCTGA